The following are encoded in a window of Vallitalea longa genomic DNA:
- a CDS encoding tyrosine-type recombinase/integrase: MKYKWKMTGHGTTDNLGRQLEKIAKKMNENKYQTRYTYIHSCERFINYLALEFKLRKLANIKDNHLRKYVQYMKGKGNSDKYIKNELSGIRFIHNSIDNTRYELMDSTKFSKEVGLSFTHDGRADRAWTENEYNSFKNLAIERNREEIANVFEGIRYTGMRLDEIVSLKYQDVYNSLRDGHISLTNTKGGVPRNVMINEGSRRIFVKCLSNKKPGEYVFTPVKYVKNRQIHKFKKQIQNFVYNNRNEIQDKDRKCTGHNLTKDDRGALTIHGLRHSYARDEYLKRRNDGVTKSKARMEVAKMLGHGRDSVTYIYLGGIEK; the protein is encoded by the coding sequence TGAGAATAAATATCAAACAAGATATACATATATTCATTCTTGTGAAAGATTTATTAACTACTTAGCCTTAGAATTTAAGTTAAGAAAACTGGCTAATATTAAGGATAACCACTTAAGAAAGTATGTTCAATATATGAAAGGGAAAGGAAATTCAGATAAATACATTAAGAATGAACTTTCAGGAATAAGGTTCATTCATAATAGTATTGATAATACAAGATATGAATTGATGGATTCAACTAAATTTAGTAAGGAAGTAGGATTATCTTTTACTCATGATGGAAGAGCTGATAGAGCTTGGACTGAAAATGAATATAATTCATTTAAAAATCTTGCTATAGAGAGAAATAGGGAAGAAATTGCAAATGTATTTGAAGGTATTAGATATACTGGAATGAGATTAGATGAAATTGTAAGTTTAAAGTATCAAGATGTTTATAACTCTTTAAGAGATGGACACATTAGTTTAACCAATACGAAAGGAGGCGTACCAAGAAATGTTATGATAAATGAAGGGTCTAGAAGAATATTTGTTAAATGTTTAAGTAATAAGAAACCAGGAGAATATGTATTTACACCTGTTAAATATGTCAAAAATAGACAAATACATAAATTTAAAAAACAGATCCAAAATTTTGTGTATAACAATAGAAATGAAATTCAGGATAAAGATAGGAAATGTACAGGACATAATTTGACAAAAGATGATAGAGGAGCTTTAACAATACATGGGCTTAGACACAGTTATGCAAGAGATGAATATTTGAAAAGACGTAATGATGGTGTTACAAAGAGTAAGGCTAGAATGGAAGTCGCAAAAATGTTAGGACATGGTAGGGATTCGGTTACGTATATTTATTTAGGAGGAATTGAAAAATGA